From a single Phragmites australis chromosome 7, lpPhrAust1.1, whole genome shotgun sequence genomic region:
- the LOC133925593 gene encoding helicase SEN1-like, with the protein MGKGNGGRSATKPDDELVNLIFSWSLQDVLNQDLFRDKVNTIPDRFFGLEGYLNSFRIPLLEEMRAEMSSNLESLPSHSSTVSIRSLVPKIKGTKNSMLYHVTVARRREARSPFVGDIIMLTDATPRRPAELARGGSYCLAHVKFNFDKFNFEIRASKKIEEANSFAFAVSLLSFIPYVRIWRCLDYDAAVKRSAGLVKFVAGDAMSTSFHGSSHLPETVGTGANAPAILSAFKLNDSQTDAVLSCVSATQRNGASKFSLIWGPPGTGKTKTISVLLLLLLTSQNKCRVLTCAPTNTAISQVAARVVSLRKQHSPGDGGCHGDLLLFGNRERMSIDSDLSEIFVDTRVKELKKCFSPATGWRQCLVSLELFLGQPKTVSFQYYKVCLQKDGTKLLESSFVRSRFHQIFQMLSSCFTTIMSHVPRAIVLEKNYKNIVSLIKMLEDFSKLLDRKIAGNDIAVDVFMTTSDTKCDDSAGAVGNSELVEELMRQKAAIVGVTGTLIRDLELPVTRSYFRIKEFCLVSASLIFCTVSGSAKLNGQRIDLLLIDEAAQLKECESLVPLQLSGLKHAVLIGDECQLPATVKSKVADTALLGRSLFERLSLLGQKKHLLNIQYRMHPSISIFPNLSFYNKKILDGPNVTQERHVRSYLQGAMFGPYSFIHIDGREHPGRSKRNMAELTVIMEILHNLKEACRSTRPGVSVGVICPYAAQVEAIQREIGDAKAMHPLALRVNSVDGFQGSEEDVIILSTVRHCLWILGNATTLRGSGSIWGELVRDAVDRRCFFDWDSGAGLSSSVPPPCGAGPTGCEHGWNAAMVDPDVDLRPACRVYEADICGSLGSLRLAE; encoded by the exons GTGAACACGATACCTGACAGATTCTTCGGGTTGGAGGGCTACCTGAACTCGTTCAGGATCCCGCTGCTGGAGGAGATGCGAGCAGAGATGAGCTCTAACCTGGAGTCACTTCCCAGCCACTCCTCGACCGTGTCAATACGGTCTCTGGTTCCGAAGATCAAGGGCACAAAAAACTCCATGCTCTACCACGTCACCGTAGCCCGCCGCCGTGAAGCGCGTTCCCCATTCGTCGGTGACATCATCATGCTCACGGACGCGACGCCTCGCCGACCGGCCGAGCTCGCGAGAGGCGGCTCGTACTGCCTCGCTCACGTAAAGTTTAACTTTGATAAGTTTAACTTTGAGATCAGAGCGTCTAAGAAAATCGAAGAAGCAAACTCCTTCGCTTTCGCTGTTAGCCTGCTCAGTTTCATACCCTACGTACGCATTTGGCGGTGTCTGGACTACGACGCCGCGGTGAAGAGAAGTGCTGGCCTTGTCAAGTTTGTCGCCGGCGACGCGATG AGCACATCGTTTCATGGTTCCTCTCATCTCCCAGAGACCGTAGGAACCGGCGCCAACGCCCCGGCCATTCTGTCTGCGTTCAAGCTCAACGACTCGCAGACCGACGCCGTACTGAGCTGCGTCTCGGCGACGCAGCGCAACGGCGCGAGCAAGTTCAGCCTCATCTGGGGGCCGCCCGGCACGGGCAAGACCAAGACTATCAGcgtgctcctgctgctgctgttgacgAGCCAGAACAAATGCCGCGTCCTGACGTGCGCGCCGACGAACACCGCGATCAGCCAGGTCGCGGCCCGTGTCGTGTCGCTGAGGAAGCAGCATTCCCCAGGCGACGGAGGGTGCCACGGCGATCTGCTATTGTTCGGAAACAGGGAACGCATGTCCATCGACAGTGACCTGAGCGAGATCTTTGTGGACACTCGTGTGAAGGAGCTCAAGAAGTGCTTCTCGCCGGCGACGGGTTGGAGGCAGTGCCTTGTTTCACTGGAGTTGTTCCTGGGACAACCAAAAACAGTGAGCTTTCAGTACTACAAAGTTTGCTTGCAGAAAGACGGAACAAAATTACTAGAGTCGTCTTTCGTCAGGTCAAGATTCCATCAGATATTCCAGATGCTGAGCAGCTGTTTCACAACAATCATGTCTCACGTCCCTAGGGCCATCGTTCTGGAGAAGAATTACAAGAACATTGTTTCACTAATTAAAATGCTCGAAGACTTTAGTAAGCTGCTTGATAGGAAGATTGCAGGAAATGATATCGCGGTGGATGTCTTCATGACTACGAGTGACACGAAATGCGACGATTCAGCTGGTGCAGTGGGCAATTCAGAGTTAGTTGAAGAACTTATGCGACAGAAGGCTGCAATTGTAGGCGTGACAGGAACTCTTATCCGGGACCTGGAACTTCCTGTTACCCGCTCTTATTTCAGGATCAAGGAATTCTGCCTTGTAAGCGCCTCCCTTATTTTCTGCACCGTGTCTGGCTCGGCAAAGCTGAACGGTCAGAGGATAGATTTGCTTCTCATCGACGAGGCAGCGCAGTTGAAGGAATGCGAGTCCCTCGTCCCATTGCAACTCTCTGGACTGAAGCATGCTGTTCTTATTGGAGATGAGTGTCAGCTGCCAGCAACTGTGAAAAGCAAG GTTGCAGATACAGCATTACTGGGCAGGAGCCTGTTTGAGAGGTTAAGTTTACTGGGACAGAAGAAGCACCTTCTGAACATTCAGTACAGGATGCACCCTTCCATAAGCATCTTCCCAAACTTGAGTTTTTACAACAAGAAAATTTTGGATGGCCCGAATGTCACGCAGGAGAGGCATGTGCGTAGCTACCTTCAAGGAGCAATGTTTGGGCCATACTCATTCATCCACATTGATGGAAGGGAACATCCTGGCCGGAGCAAGCGAAACATGGCCGAGCTAACTGTCATAATGGAAATACTGCATAATCTCAAAGAAG CTTGTAGGAGCACTCGGCCAGGTGTTTCTGTTGGCGTCATATGCCCATACGCCGCACAGGTGGAGGCAATTCAGCGGGAGATAGGGGACGCGAAGGCCATGCATCCCCTTGCGCTGCGCGTTAACTCTGTGGACGGGTTCCAAGGCAGCGAAGAAGACGTCATCATCCTGTCAACCGTCAG GCACTGCCTCTGGATCCTGGGTAACGCGACGACCTTGCGCGGCAGCGGCTCCATCTGGGGAGAGCTGGTCCGGGACGCTGTGGATCGGCGGTGCTTCTTCGACTGGGACAGTGGCGCGGGCCTCTCGTCGTCCGTTCCTCCTCCGTGCGGCGCTGGCCCGACCGGTTGTGAACATGGATGGAACGCAGCCATGGTTGATCCAGATGTTGACTTGCGCCCGGCGTGCCGCGTGTATGAAGCCGACATTTGTGGTTCCCTGGGCTCCCTGCGACTAGCAGAGTGA